A stretch of Lysobacter sp. K5869 DNA encodes these proteins:
- the gspE gene encoding type II secretion system ATPase GspE — MVDARIVDALLAKGRLKDADLARARRLQEETGGSLLALLARLGLVSERDHAETVSTVLGLPLVSVKDAPELPPEGVSLTPKFMKQFALCPVAESEGHVDVLMADPQDRYQLDALRLASGGREIRPLVALRAEVGDLVERWFGQGRSAMGAIVETAEGDGSGDLDDVEHLRDLASEAPVIRLVNLVIQRAVELRASDIHIEPFENRLKVRYRIDGVLAEGESPPANLTAAVISRIKIMAKLNIAERRLPQDGRIMLRVQGKELDLRVSTVPTAHGESVVMRLLDRETVVFDFYKLGFTDEFLPQFQKVLDQPHGIMLVTGPTGSGKTTTLYTALSKLNTSDVKIITVEDPVEYQIEGINQIQAKPQIGLDFAHALRSIVRQDPDIIMIGEMRDLETCRIAIQSALTGHLVLSTLHTNNAAGGITRLLDMGVEDYLLTSTINGILAQRLVRRLEPTHAEKYPASPEEIEKFSLRRYQPEGEICLYRPRGSAIAPSGYHGRTTIMEFLVMNDELRRAVMRHAGMGEIEQIARQAGMRTMYEDGIVKALAGLTTIEEVLRVTEDA, encoded by the coding sequence GTGGTCGATGCCCGCATCGTCGACGCGCTGCTCGCCAAGGGCCGGCTGAAAGACGCCGACCTCGCCCGCGCCCGCCGCCTGCAGGAGGAGACCGGCGGCAGCCTGCTGGCGCTGCTGGCCCGCCTGGGGCTGGTGTCGGAACGCGATCACGCCGAGACGGTCTCGACGGTGCTGGGGCTGCCCTTGGTCAGCGTCAAGGACGCGCCCGAGCTGCCGCCCGAGGGCGTCAGCCTGACCCCGAAATTCATGAAGCAGTTCGCGCTGTGCCCGGTCGCCGAGAGCGAGGGCCACGTCGATGTGCTGATGGCCGATCCGCAAGACCGCTACCAGCTCGACGCGCTGCGTCTGGCCAGCGGCGGGCGCGAGATCCGCCCGCTGGTGGCGCTGCGCGCCGAGGTCGGCGATCTGGTCGAGCGCTGGTTCGGCCAGGGCCGCAGCGCGATGGGCGCGATCGTGGAGACCGCCGAGGGCGACGGCAGCGGCGATCTCGACGACGTCGAGCATCTGCGCGATCTGGCCTCGGAAGCGCCGGTGATCCGGCTGGTGAATCTGGTGATCCAGCGCGCGGTCGAACTGCGCGCGTCCGACATCCACATCGAGCCGTTCGAGAACCGGCTCAAAGTGCGCTACCGCATCGACGGCGTGTTGGCCGAGGGCGAAAGCCCGCCGGCCAACCTCACCGCGGCGGTGATCAGCCGCATCAAGATCATGGCCAAGCTCAACATCGCCGAGCGCCGCCTGCCGCAGGATGGCCGCATCATGCTGCGCGTGCAGGGCAAGGAGCTCGACTTGCGCGTGAGCACGGTGCCGACCGCGCACGGCGAGTCGGTGGTGATGCGACTGCTCGACCGCGAAACCGTGGTCTTCGATTTCTACAAGCTCGGCTTCACCGACGAGTTCCTGCCGCAGTTCCAAAAGGTGCTCGACCAGCCGCACGGGATCATGCTGGTGACCGGCCCGACCGGCTCGGGCAAGACCACCACGCTGTACACCGCGCTGAGCAAGCTCAACACCAGCGACGTCAAGATCATCACGGTCGAGGACCCGGTCGAATACCAGATCGAGGGCATCAACCAGATCCAGGCCAAGCCGCAGATCGGCCTGGACTTCGCCCACGCCCTGCGCTCGATCGTGCGCCAGGATCCGGACATCATCATGATCGGCGAAATGCGCGATCTGGAGACCTGCCGGATCGCGATCCAATCGGCGCTGACCGGCCACTTGGTGCTGTCCACGCTGCACACCAACAACGCCGCCGGCGGCATCACCCGTTTGCTCGACATGGGCGTGGAGGATTACCTGCTGACCTCCACCATCAACGGCATCCTCGCCCAGCGCCTGGTGCGCCGGCTGGAGCCGACCCACGCCGAGAAATACCCGGCCTCGCCGGAGGAAATCGAAAAGTTCTCGCTGCGCCGCTACCAGCCCGAGGGCGAGATCTGCCTGTACCGCCCGCGCGGTTCGGCGATCGCGCCGAGCGGCTACCACGGCCGCACCACGATCATGGAATTCCTGGTCATGAACGACGAGCTGCGCCGCGCGGTGATGCGCCACGCCGGCATGGGCGAGATCGAACAGATCGCGCGTCAGGCCGGCATGCGCACCATGTACGAGGACGGCATCGTCAAGGCGTTGGCGGGGTTGACCACGATCGAGGAAGTGCTGCGGGTGACCGAGGACGCATGA